Proteins found in one Megalobrama amblycephala isolate DHTTF-2021 linkage group LG5, ASM1881202v1, whole genome shotgun sequence genomic segment:
- the tmem30b gene encoding cell cycle control protein 50B — translation MKNEGETTEQPDNTAFTQQRLPAWQPILSAGIVIPGFLLIGLAFIGIGVGLFLTSQTITVLEMDYTGVEKDKPCFGCTIPNIQNCTCEVQFSLSTLFKGPVFFYYGLSNYFQNFRKYGVSKDYYQLTGDTKYFMSPQDSCSPFAYDSKKNPIVPCGAIANSMFNDTFELYQLINGTKKQVPLDGKGISWWTDYNIKYRNPSPVNGSFANAFSGTRNPINWPKPVYELDLTDQNNNGFLNQDFLVWMRRAALPDFRKLYRRITQGDYAEGLPAGNYSLTIHYNYPVLTFDGRKKVVFSNVSWMGGKNDFLGIAYLVVGSLCVVMSVVMLIVYAKFKFSDDDDV, via the exons ATGAAGAACGAGGGAGAGACGACTGAACAGCCTGACAACACAGCATTCACGCAGCAACGGCTCCCGGCATGGCAGCCCATACTCTCCGCTGGCATTGTCATTCCTGGCTTTCTGCTCATTGGCTTGGCCTTCATAGGCATCGGAGTTGGCCTCTTTCTGACCTCGCAGACCATTACCGTGCTAGAG ATGGATTACACAGGCGTTGAGAAGGATAAACCCTGTTTCGGCTGTACGATTCCAAATATCCAAAACTGCACTTGTGAAGTCCAATTCTCCCTCAGCACATTGTTTAAA GGCCCCGTCTTCTTTTACTATGGCCTGTCTAACTACTTCCAGAACTTCAGGAAATATGGCGTGTCAAAAGACTACTATCAGCTCACTGGCGATACAAAATACTTCATG AGTCCACAAGATTCCTGCTCTCCATTTGCCTATGACTCCAAAAAGAACCCTATTGTCCCATGTGGCGCTATAGCAAATAGCATGTTTAATG ACACATTTGAGCTCTACCAATTAATCAATGGTACAAAGAAGCAGGTTCCATTAGATGGTAAAGGAATCTCCTGGTGGACCGATTACAACATCAAGTACAGGAACCCTTCGCCTGTGAACGGCTCTTTTGCAAATGCTTTCTCTG GTACAAGGAATCCCATAAACTGGCCCAAGCCAGTATATGAGCTGGACCTCACTGACCAAAACAACAATGGTTTCCTGAACCAGGACTTTCTTGTGTGGATGAGGAGAGCAGCACTTCCTGATTTCAGGAAGCTATACCGACGAATCACACAGGGTGATTATGCCGAGGGCCTCCCTGCTGGGAACTACTCTCTTACAATCCATTACA ACTACCCAGTACTGACTTTTGATGGACGTAAGAAGGTGGTCTTCAGCAATGTGTCCTGGATGGGAGGGAAGAATGATTTCTTGGGCATTGCTTATTTAGTGGTTGGCTCCTTGTGTGTGGTCATGTCAGTGGTTATGCTCATTGTTTACGCCAAATTCAAATTctcagatgatgatgatgtgtaA